A stretch of DNA from Brevibacterium sp. CBA3109:
CCGGCAGGCCGATGTGTCCCATCATCACCATCGGGATGCCGGCCTTGACCGCGGACTTGAACGGCAGCAGGTCCGTGTCCTCGAGTTCCTCGATGCTCTTCTTCGACACCGGCAGGCTCTCGTGCGAGTCGACGTGAAGACGACCGTGGCCGGGGAAGTGCTTCGCGGAACTGGCGACGCCGCCGAGGTGGTATCCGGTCGCGGCTTGGGCGACCACTTCGGCGACGGCCTTGTGATCGTCCCCGGCCGAACGCACGTTGATGGCCACGTCCTTCTCACCGGTCGTGACATCAGCGTCCGGGGCGAAATCGATGGTGAAGCCCAGGTCGGTGAGGTTCTGCCCCTGCACCTTGGTCGCGGTCTGCGTCAGTTCGGGGTCCTGGGTGGCCGAAAGCGCCATCAGTGGTGGAAACGGCAGCGCCCCGGTGCTCAGCCGCGACACCGGACCACCCTCCTGATCGACGCCGATCGACACGGGCTGGCCCTTGGAGCGGGCCCCGCTGATTGCTTCTGTAACGCCCTTGACCTGGTCAGGCGTCGGATTCTTGGGCAGATTGTCGGCCATGATGATGACCCCGCCGAGGTTATTGTTCTTCAGCAGTTTCACCCCGGTCTGCGTATCGGCACCTGACCAGGTGCCGATGATGAGGGACCCAGCCAGCTCAGCGGCGGAGAACGAATCCACGATCTTCTTCGCCTCGGCGGCGAAGTCAGCGGGGCCGATGTCCGCGGGATCGGCAGCCTTTTCGGGGTCGGCCCTCTGAGCCGATTGCGGTGCTCCCGCTCCCCCAGTCTTCTCCGGTTGCGGATCGGAGGGTCCACCGGAGCAACCGGTCAGGGCGAGCACAGCGGTCGCGGCGATGATGCCAAGTCTGGGGCGCATATCACCATGCTAATCGCCGAAGCTGTACCGGTGGCCTGGAGGTCAGTGTGGACCTGGTCGAGGAGCTCGGTGCCGATGCCTATGTGCACGGTCGGGCGACGACCGGCACCGGCGACATGCCGATCGTCAGCAGAGTCAGCGGGCGCACGCGCGTGGCCAGAGGTGACGTGGTCAGAGTCGTCCCGGAGTTCTCCTGCCTGCACCTCTTCGATTCGCAATCCGGTGCGCGGCTATCGGATGAGACCGAGCACGCGGCCTGAATGTGACGCCCGATAAGCGGGCGGAGGCAAGAAAATCAGGCGCGGAATACTATGATCGATCCATGGTCGATTTCGCACGCTCACCCCGCTCCACGCTTGGAGTCGAATGGGAACTGGCTCTGTTGGACGGGGACAGCCTTGATCTGACTCCCGCCGCCGAGATCCTCCTCGCCGATGTCGCCGAACGTGCACCCGAATTCGAGAAGCAGATTGTGGGCGAAATGCTCACGAACACGATCGAGCTCGTCACCGGCGTCCACAAGCAGGTGTCCGGAATCGCCGAGGACCTGGCCACGTCCATGGGCGCCCTGCGCACCCTGACCGAGGACCGTGGGATCGAACTCATGTCTGCCGGGACGCATCCCTTCGCGCAGTGGCAGTCTCAGGAGGTCCGTGCCAAGGACCGCTACCTCGAGCTCGTCGATCGCACCCAGTGGTGGGGCCGGAACATGCTCATCTTCGGCGTCCACGTCCACGTGGGCATCGACTCCCGGGACAAGGTGCTGCCGATCGTCAACGCCCTCCTCGCCTATGTCCCCCACCTTCAGGCCCTGAGCGCATCATCACCGTTCTGGGGCGGGACCGACACCGGCTATGCCTCGAACCGGGCGATGATGTTCCAGCAGCTGCCGACCGCTGGACTGCCCTTCCAGTTTGACGAGTGGTCGGACTACGAGAAGTACGTGGCCGACATGCTCACCACTGGCATCATCGACAACATCAATGAGATCCGCTGGGACATCCGGCCCGCCCCGAACTGGGGAACCGTCGAGGTCAGAGTCTGCGATGGGCTGCCCACGCTCGAGGAGATCACGGCGATCACGGCCCTCATCCAGTGCCTCGTCGACGACTTCTCCGCCCGTCTTGATGCCGGTGAGGCCCTGCCGAGGATGCCGGATTGGTTCCACGACGAGAACAAGTGGCGTGCCGCACGCTACGGCATGGACGCCATCATCATCGAGAATGCCGAGGCCGATGAGCGTCTGGTCACCGAATGCCTGGCCGATGAGATCGCGCGCCTGGCCCCGGTGGCACAGCGTCTGGGCTGCACCGACGAACTGAACTCCATCACCTCGATCATCGACCGCGGCGTGCCCTATCAGCGGCTGCAGAACGTGTTCAAGGACACCGAATCGCTGACCGAGGTGACTCGATCGCTGATCAGCGACCTGCGCACCTCATACACCTGAGGGTTCCTCATACACCTGAGAGTTCCACCAGCCGCTGCCCCGCCCACATTCGCCGAAACACGTGTGCTGCACCGAGAATTGCAGGCGCACACCAGTGCCGCGGTACAACACCCGAATCTCGACGACGCTCCGCACGGAGCCAAGGCGACACTCCGCACGGAGCCCAGCAGCTGGTCTGCAATGCTCACAGGTGGGGGCGGAGGAGCTCCAGTAGGACCGGCAACGACGCGGCGACCCCGGAGTGCAGCTTGAGATCCGTGAGCTGTTCAATCGGCACCCAGGCGAGCTCGATGCTCTCCGGATCGCTGATGACCGGGTCGAAATGATGCAGAGTCCGGGCGATGACCGTCGTGTACGACCAGTCGCCGAGATCGAGGACATGGGTCTCGAGGACTTCGATGCCCTCGGCCTCACGGTCGGGGACACCGGCTTCTTCCCAGGACTCGCGAACGGCCGCTTCGATGGCGGATTCGCCCAGGTCACGGGCACCACCGGGGAAACCCCAGGTCCCTCCTTCGACCGACCACAGAGCGCGGTGCTGCATGAGGATCCCCTGCGCGGGGTCAAGCAGCATCAATCCCGCTGCCCCATTGAGTCCCCAATGCTTCTGTCCGTCCGAGCCGAGAGTCCATCCGTCGCCCGATCGCCGAGGCGGCAGATAGTCGGGCAGATCCTTCGAGTTCGGGCCATAAGCGGTCTCATCGCGTGAGGCACCGCTTCGGTCGTGTGTGTAGGCGTTCTGGTCGCCTGCGTTCGGGTCAGACGAGGACATGATCGACATCCAATGAAGAGACTGCGGCAAATGACAGGTCGCTGGGTCCGATTCCACGGCGGACGAGTTCGGCACCGAGGGCTGCGACCATGGCTCCGTTGTCCGTGCACAAGCTCAAAGACGGCACGCGCAACCTCACCCCCGCCTCGGCGCATCTGGTTCCAAGAACCTCGCGCAGGTGGGAGTTCGCGGCGACTCCCCCGCCGAGGACGACGTGGTTGATTCCGGTGTCGGCCGCCGCCAGCAGAGTCTTCGTCACGAGGACGTCGACGACGGCGTCCTCGAACCCCGCTGCGATGTCGGCGACCCGCAGGTGGGTTCCCAGCGTCTCGGCCTTCGTAACCTCCCGCAGTGCGGCGGTCTTGAGCCCGGAGAACGAGAAGTTGAAGCGACGTTCGGGGTCGCGCAGGTCCTGCTTCTTGGCCAGTCCGCGGGGGAACTTCACGGCGGTGCGATCGCCCGGGATTCCGGTGCCGTCGAGCTGCCCGAGAGCGGCCTTGGAGATGTTCGGTCCGCCTGGGTAGTTGAGCCCCAGCAGCCGTGCGGTCTTGTCGAAGGCTTCGCCGGCAGCATCATCGATCGTGGCGCCGATGAGTTCGATGTCATCGACGACGTCGCCGATGCGCAGGATCTCGGTGTGCCCGCCGGAGACGAGGAGTGCGATGGTCGGCGTGGTCAGACCGTCGACGTCGGTGGCGATGAGGTCCACCGCCACATGTGCGGCGAGGTGGTTGACCCCGTAGAGCGGCAGGTTGAGTGCCGCGGCGAGGCCCTTGGCAGCACCGACTCCGACCATCAGCGCACCGCTGAGTCCCGGGCCTGCGGTCACGGAGATTGCGTCGAGGTCACCCAGCGCGATGCCTGCCTGGTCGCAGGCCGAGGCGATGGCCGGACCGATGGCCTGGACATGTGCGCGTGAGGCGACCTCGGGGACCACACCGCCGAAGCGAACGTGTTCATCCATCGAGGATGAGACCGTGTTGGTCAGCAGGGTCCGGCCCCGAACGATCCCGACTCCGGTTTCGTCACACGAGGATTCGATGCCCAGCACCAGCGGTTCGCTCATGCGTCGGTCGCCCCGTCCTCACTGTCGTGTGATTCGCTGTCCTCAATTTCGAGGTCCGCGTAGAGCGCGAGCAGCTCTTCCTCACCGGCTTCGGCGACGTCGAGCCCCAGGACCCGAGCGAACAGGCGCAGGTGAGTGTCCCACATCGGTCCGAAGTCCGCGGCTTTGAGACGTGCACTCTCGACGTCGGCTGCAGATTGGGTGAAGATCAGAAGGGTCGCGTCCCCATCTGTGAGTTCGAGCGCGAGCAGCGCCATGCCCAGCACGCCGAAATCGTCGAGCTCGACGAGGACATGGTCCTCGACCTCGCAGCTGAGGATCTCACCGTGCAGCTTGGTCTCACCGAGGTCGAAGGTGATCGCAGGATTGGAATCCCCCTCAGCACTGTCGTCGACGGTGAAGGACGCGAACCAGGCCCTGGCGGTCTCACTGTCGACGAGCTTGGACCAGACGGTCGCAACGTCGAGGGCCAAGGGCAGTTCGATGACCAGGTCGGTGCCGTTCTCCCAATTCACAAGGCGTGGGCTGGTGCTCGTCATGCTTCCACCCATGCCTCGTTGAGGGCCGTGATCTCGTCATCGGCCAGCTGCAGTTCGGTTCCCGCGAGCAGTTCCGTCAGCTGCTCGGGCACCCGCGCCGGGGCGATGGTGGAGGGAATGAAATCGTGTGACAGCTGCCAGGCCAGGGTGGTTGCGGTCATGGTGGCGTTGTGTGCCGAAGCCACGTCGTCGAGGATTTCGAGAGCGCGAAGCGCCTCTTGGTTCTCGAGGAGGTCGGCCACGCGTTCACCGCGCACGCTGCCGGTGGCGTCTCCGCCGGTGTGCTTTCCCGTCAGGAATCCCGAGGCCAAGGAGTGGAAGGGAAGTTCAGCGATGCCGTTGGAGCGCAGGTAGGCCTGCTTCTGTGGGTCCACCGCGCTGCGGGCCACGAGATTGTACCGATCCTGGACGACGCGGTAGCACGCCAGCGAGTACTTCGCACTGATCTTCATTGCCGACTGCAGACGATTCAAGGTGAAGTTCGAAGCGCCGAGGTAGCTGACCTTCCCGGAGCGCACCAACGCGTCGAAGGTCTCCGCCACAGCCACCTGATCAACGTCCTCATCGTCGGCGTGGGCGTAATAGACGTCGACGTGGTCTGTGCCGAGACGACGCAGGGAGGCGTCGATGCAGTCGCGAATATTGGCTGGGTCAAGGCCCTTGTGCTTCGGGTGCATTCCCACCTTCGTGGCGATGACCATGTCATCGCGGTTGCCACGCGAGGCCATCCATTCGCCGATGATGGTCTCCGACTCACCGCCGGAGTTGCCGTCGACCCACACAGAATAGGCGTCCGCCGTGTCGATGAAGTTTCCACCCGCCTCGGCGTAGGCGTCGAGGACTGCGAAGCTCTGGTCCCGGTCCGCACCCCATCCGAAGGGATTGCCTCCCAGATGCAGGGGGTGGACCATCAGATTCGTGTCAGCCAATTGCACTCTTTCCATGACTCCAGCCTACCCTTTGGCAGCGGTCGACGAAGGAATGAGTCAGATGTTAGGGCAGGCTAGGCTAAGATGAAAACGAGTACTGTAGTCGTCCGGATCATCGAGACACTTCCGGATCATCGATCTCTCAATGAGGAAACATCATGACTGAACCATTCTCAGCTCGGCTCAAGGCCAGCACAGCCACGATCCATGACGAGGTCGAGCACACCGATTTCATGGTCGATCTCATGGAGGGCAGGCTCGACTCACGCGCCTATGCGCTTCTGCTCAAGCAGTACGAGGTCATCTATGGCGTCCTCGAGCAGAGGTCCCGGGAGTTCGCCGAAGACACGATCTTCGCAGGGTTCTACGACGCGAATCTGTTCCGACATGAGCGCATCGTCTGGGACCTGCAGGAACTGACCAGCTCTGACCAGTTCAGGCTCAGCGATGTCGACCTGCCCTTGACCCGCAGTGCCGAAGTCTACGCAGCCCACCTCGCTGGGATCGAGAGTCCGGAGCAGCTCATCGCCCATCACTACACGCGCTACCTCGGCGATCTGTCCGGCGGGCAGGCCATCGGAGCGCTTATGGCCAGGCACTACGCTCTGCCCACCAGCGCGCTGACGATGTGGGACTTCGCCGAACTCGGCAAGACGAAACCGTATAAGGATGCCTACCGTCTGCGACTCAACGACATCGCAGGCACCGGCGGGGACGAACAGACCGTCATCGATGAGACGATGACCGCGTTCAGGCTCAACGGGGAACTCCTCGCAGAGCTGACCGCCATGTCGCAGCGGTCTGCAGCCACCATCGCCTAGGCACCATTCGCGATTCGACTCTGCAGCGAGCCGAATCACACTTGACCGGAGATGAGAAGCGGAGTTGTATGCAGAAGATGACTGGTCGCGAATGGTTCGACTCATCGGCGTCGGCACTGACAGCCCTGCTCCCGGCCACCCGAAACCAGCTGGACGCTCCCGGGCTCGGTGAGTGGGATGTGCGATCTCTGCTCGGGCACACGTGCCGCGCATTCACCACGGTGGAGAGGTATCTGAGCGCTGGCGCCGAATCGCCGACGAGGCAGCCCGACGTCGATTCGCCTGCGGACTACTACCGTGGCGCGTCTGCCATGCTGGCCGTCCCCCAGCAGGTTGAGCTGCGAGGCAAGGATGCCGGTCGAGAACTCGGAGATGATCCCGCCGCAGCCGCCGAGGCCATCGCCCAACGGGTATGCGATCTGGTTGCTCGCACACCTGCGCATGCGATCGTCCTCACTCCAGTCGGGGCGATGAGACTCGACGACTACCTGCCCTCGCGCGCTTTCGAACTCACCGTGCACGGCCTTGATCTCGCACTGGCCACTGGACAGCCGATTCCCGAGCGCCTGCAGCAGAACATCGGCAATGCCATCACCCTGTGCTCTCAGATCGCGACTGCGAAGCAAGCCGTGCAGCTTCTTCGTGGGATCACCGGCCGAGATCAGCTGCCCCCAGACTTCACCGTCATCTGAAGTAAGGAGGACTCGGACAACGCGAGCACTGCCGCGGCCGGGCGGCAGCGCCTGTGGTGCCTCAGAGCCTGTTGTGCCTCGGAGCCTGTTGTGCGCAGTGCGATCGACGCAGCCCGGCCACCCCTAGGGGCGGAGCTGCATGAGGATCGCGTCGGCTCCCGGGTAATAGTCGGGGCGTCTGCCCCACTCGGCGAATCCGAATGTCCGATAGAGGCCCAGCGCCGATTCATTGTGCTCGTCGACTTCGAGATGGACGACGTGGGCCCCCTGCTGCCGGGCCCAGCCTATCCCGCTCGTCAGCAGGGACCGACCGATGCCATGGCCGCGGGCCGCGGCAGTCGTGGCGATCGTCATCACGTCGCCTTCGCTGCCACCGACAGACATGACGATCCATCCGGCCAGCTCCCCCGCCGAATCAGAAGAACGCTGACCCGCCGAGGCGGTTCTGGCCATGAGCATGACCGTTCCCGGCTGCGCCATGACCGCCCAGTAGTAGTGCACGGTCCACGCGGTGGCCCCGAAGACCCGGGAGTCGTTGTCCGCGATTTCCGCGAGATCCCACCAGTGCACGTCGCTGATGACCACGTCGTCTTGCTCCGTCGCATCGCTCACTTCTGGTTGCCTTCGCTCACTTCTGGCTGCCTTGACTCACTTCAAGTGACTCTTGCGCACCGGGGCCGACTTGGCATCGGGCTCGCGCAGATACTCCGGGACCGGTTCGCCCAGCTCCTCGCCTGCCGCGATCGAGCGAGCAGCGAAGAACGCGAGGAACTCTGCGCGCGGATCGACGAGCTCGGGATGCCCCGATGCTCCGATGACATCGTCGTAGAGGACGAAGCCGCGGCCGATCCGTTCGGTGATGTCGACACGATCGCAGCTCTGCCCGACTTCGGCCCCCGGCACCTCGAGTCGGTACCCGTGGTCGGCGAGCACGTCTGCGACCTCGGCAGGCTTGGCCACGAACGGCCCGGACTTCAGAGAAGCGTCCGAGGCCTCGTAGACGCTGAAATACACTTCCTTACGCCGAGCATCACCGGCGATGAGCACGGGCCCTCCCCCACCCTCGGACCTGCGGCAGAACTCCTCGGCCAGCGCGGCCTGGGACAGGACTCCCCTGACCGGGATGCCACGAGCCTGAGAGACCGCGATGCCGGCCGCGATCCCGACCCGCAGACCGGTGAAAGGCCCCGGACCGATTCCGGTGACGACAAGCTCGGGCTGCACCTCATGCGCCAGCACCCGCACCAGGGCGGGTCCGATGAATTCGACGTGTCTGCGCTGGTCATCGGCCTGTTCGACGGCCAGAACAGCACCGGATGCGGTGTCGACCAAGGCTACAGAGGCTGACTGTGAGGTGTCGATGCTGAGAATGATCATGTGTTGTCCCTTTCGTCCGCAGCCACGGCCGCGTCGACGTCACCTGCGGCGCCAGCGACGTTCGGCCCCACAACCGCCTCGGTGCGAATCGAATCGCTCAGGCGCGGCCATCGCTCGTCCCATGTGGCGCCGTGCCCGTGCAGTTCGACAATCCGCCGTTCGTCCTCGATCGCGTCCTCGTCTTCGCCTAAGTCCTGGCCCTGGTTGTCGGCATCGGTCCCGGCAGAGGCATCCCTGTCGGACTCCTCGCCGAGGCTGAACATCGGGGTGATCGTCAGACCCAGATAGTCCGAGCTGAGCTGCTCAGCCACACCCTCACCCCATTCGACGACGGTGATCGATTCCTCGAGCTCCGAGTCGAGGTCGAGGTCCCCGAGCTCCTCGGCATCGGAGAGCCGGTAGGCGTCGACATGGACCAGTGCAGGACCGTGACTGCGCGAAGGATGCTCACGTGCAATGACGAACGTCGGGGAGGTGATGCGCCCTGCCACCCCCAACGCGCGCCCCAGGGACTGGGTGAAGGTCGTCTTCCCGGCACCGAGGTTGCCGCTGAGGATGAGGAGATCACCGGCGCGCAAGTGCTTGGCAAGCACCTTCGCGAAGGTTCTCATCTGGGCCAATGACGACAGTTCGAACTTCATCACGACACCGCGCCCGCACCGTGCTGGGGTCCGCCGTCGCCGCCGACCGTCCCGCCGGCTTCCACGCGCTCGACGCGCTCGCTGATGCGGGTGACGATCTCGTAGTTGATGGTGTCTGCCCAGTCGCCCCATTCAGCTGCGCTGGGTCCGTCGGGTCCGAGGAGGACGACTTCGTCACCGATGGCGACTTCGCCCGCACCGACCTCGACGATCATCTGGTCCATCGCGATCCGACCGACCACGGGATACCGTGTGCCGCGGATGCTGACCTCGGCCCGATTCGAGGCCGTCCGGGGAATCCCGTCGCCGTAGCCGCCCGGGACCAGGGCGAAACGCGTGTTCGCCGCCGCCGTGAACGTCAGCCCATAGGAAGCGCCATGACCTGCCGGAATGTCCTTGAGATTGACCACCTGAGAGACCAGCCTCAGCACCGGCGTCAGCCCCAGATCGGTGGAGTCCTGGTCCTCGAGCGGGGAGAGCCCGTAGAGCGACAGGCCGACCCTCGCGCAGGTGCCGGGGAACGGTGAGAGAGTGAGTGCGGCCGGTGAGTTCGCGATATGGACGTCGAGTCGATCCGATTCGCCGAGGCGGCCCTCCGCGTCATCGAGAACCGCGTTCAGTTCCCGATGGGCCGAGTCGAAGATGTGCGTCTGCTGCGCGGTCTCGCCCCGTTCCGGTTCGTCCGCGACCGCATAGTGGCTCATGATTCCCACGATCTCGATGCACGGATCGGGTTCGTCGCCCAGGGTCCGCAGCTGGTCCAACGCCAATGCCCAATCGGCCGGAGCGAGTCCGTTGCGGCCCAGCCCAGTGTCGGCCTTGAGGTGGAGGCGGGCCGTGGTGTGCGTGCGTTCGGCGGCCTGCCGGAGCCTGTCGATGCTGGCAACGGTGGATACGCCGAGTTCGATGTGGGCGGCGAGGGCCGCGTCGAGGTCGGTGGTGGGCCCGTACAGCCACGCAATGATCGTGACACCGCTGCCCAAGATCTCACGCAGGTGCAGGGCCTCACCGATCGTGGCCACGCAGAAGTCGCGCCAGCCTGCGGCGAAGAGACCGCGGGCGACGATGTCGACGCCGTGCCCATAGGCATTGGCCTTGAGGACGCACTTGAGGCGGGCCGGTGCGAGCCGCTCGGCCAGCGCCGCGGCATTGGCCTGCAGCGCGGCCACGTCGATCTCGGCCTTCACCAGTGCCCCTGAGGAATCGGTTGATGTCACTGGATAAGAATACCGTGCGCCCTCGCTGCCGGCTTGAACAGGGATCGTGTCAGAGCGAACAGAGCCCGTTTCACTCATACGGGGACCGGGTCACTCGATGAGGTATCCGCCGTGGATGAGTTCACCGGTCACCTCGGCGACGGCATCGACCAGGGCCCCGGCGTTGACGGCCCGACGTCCGGCGGCATTGTGCACGAGCACGCCGAGGCCGACGGTGTGGGCCAGTTCCCGTTCGAGCAGCGGATGCTCTGCCGAGGAATGCTGGTTCTTGGCGTGGGCGATCGCGACCATGGCGCCGATGATCCCAGCGAGCACATCCCCAGATCCGGCCGTGGCCAGGCTGGCCGGTCCGGTCTCGGGGAGCACGCAGAACCCGTCGGGGGCGGCGATGACGGTCTGGTGCCCCTTGAGCAGGACGATGCAGCCGCTCAGGCGTGCTGCCTTCTGTGCCCAGCCGATGGGCTCGGAGTTGATTCTGCTTGCGGTGATGATCTCGCCGAGGATTCGGCTGAGCAGTCGTGCCAGCTCACCGGCGTGCGGTGTCAGGACAACGGGACGTTCGGCCAGCCACGTGCCCTTGACGGATTCGGCGCGACCGACCATGTCGAGGCCACCGGCGTCGAGGACCACGGGAACGTTCGTCTCGGACAGGGAGTCCACAGCGTCATGGACGTGTTCGGTTTCGGGGTCGCCGGGGCCCATGACGACGGCGTCCATGCGACCGGGGGCGGTGACCACCTCAGCGTGGAGGCCGATGACGAACTCGGCGACCAGTTGGGATCCCAGGTATCGGACCATGCCGACTCCGCAGTTGACCGCCGAGGTGGATGTGAGGACCCCTGCCCCGGGGTATTCCTCGGATCCAGCGAGGATCCCGACGATTCCGCGGGAGTATTTGTATTCTTCGGGCCCCGGGCGGGGGAAGTCGGCGTTGAGATCGCCGGTGTAGACCACCTCGGCGGTGGCCAGCTTCGCATCGAGCTCGAGCCCGATTTCGATGACGGTGACCGTTCCGGTGAAGGCCCTGACACGAGGATCGGTCAAATCGGTCTTGAGCCCGCCGAAGGTCACTGTGTGATCGGCGTGGATCCGGTCCGTCGAACCCTTTTCGTCCGGGGACAGGTCGGAGGGGACGTCGACGGCGATGACGGTCGCGGCGGCACGTTTCGAGCCGTGCGTGCCCGTGGCGCTGTTCCTGCCCCGTGTGCCGTTGACGCTGCTCGAGCGTTGCCAGTCGTTGATGAGGGAGGCGATGTGGGTCGGAAGCCCGCGTCTGGCGCCGGTGCCGAGGATGCTGTCGAAGACGAGGTCGGAGCGAGTGAGCTCACGCAGAACTTCGGCGCTGATGTCCGCATCTGTCTCGGGGAAGCCGATGACACCGGCCCCGGCTCGACGTGCGGCGTCCAGG
This window harbors:
- a CDS encoding NAD(P)H-hydrate dehydratase, producing MSVFAYPSAVIREAERPLLDAGVDLMSRASRALARFSAEVLQESRGQVSGSRVTVLAGPGNNAGDGLFAAAALARRGAHITVVTLFAATHDGGLDAARRAGAGVIGFPETDADISAEVLRELTRSDLVFDSILGTGARRGLPTHIASLINDWQRSSSVNGTRGRNSATGTHGSKRAAATVIAVDVPSDLSPDEKGSTDRIHADHTVTFGGLKTDLTDPRVRAFTGTVTVIEIGLELDAKLATAEVVYTGDLNADFPRPGPEEYKYSRGIVGILAGSEEYPGAGVLTSTSAVNCGVGMVRYLGSQLVAEFVIGLHAEVVTAPGRMDAVVMGPGDPETEHVHDAVDSLSETNVPVVLDAGGLDMVGRAESVKGTWLAERPVVLTPHAGELARLLSRILGEIITASRINSEPIGWAQKAARLSGCIVLLKGHQTVIAAPDGFCVLPETGPASLATAGSGDVLAGIIGAMVAIAHAKNQHSSAEHPLLERELAHTVGLGVLVHNAAGRRAVNAGALVDAVAEVTGELIHGGYLIE